The following coding sequences are from one Streptomyces sp. NBC_01232 window:
- the rplJ gene encoding 50S ribosomal protein L10, whose product MPTPNKAASVAELKDAFQSSNAAVLTEYRGLTVAQLKTLRRSLGENAQYAVVKNTLTKIAANQAGITALDEHFAGPTAVAFITGDPVESAKSLRDFAKENPNLIIKAGVLDGKALTADEIKKLADLESREVLLSKLAGAFKGKQSQAASLFQALPSKFVRTAEALRVKLAEQGGAE is encoded by the coding sequence ATGCCGACGCCCAACAAGGCTGCATCGGTAGCCGAGCTCAAGGACGCGTTCCAGAGCTCGAACGCCGCCGTGCTGACCGAGTACCGGGGTCTCACCGTCGCGCAGCTCAAGACGCTGCGTCGCTCCCTTGGTGAGAACGCCCAGTACGCCGTGGTGAAGAACACGCTGACCAAGATTGCGGCCAACCAGGCCGGGATCACCGCGCTGGACGAGCACTTCGCTGGTCCGACCGCGGTCGCCTTCATCACCGGTGACCCGGTGGAGTCGGCGAAGAGCCTGCGTGACTTCGCCAAGGAAAACCCCAACCTCATCATCAAGGCGGGTGTCCTTGATGGTAAGGCGCTCACCGCCGATGAGATCAAGAAGCTTGCGGACCTCGAGTCCCGCGAGGTTCTGCTCAGCAAGCTGGCCGGCGCGTTCAAGGGCAAGCAGTCTCAGGCTGCCTCGCTCTTCCAGGCGCTGCCGTCGAAGTTCGTCCGCACCGCGGAAGCGCTTCGCGTCAAGCTCGCCGAGCAGGGCGGTGCCGAGTAA
- the rplL gene encoding 50S ribosomal protein L7/L12, translated as MAKLSQDDLLAQFEEMTLIELSEFVKAFEEKFDVTAAAAVAVAGPAAGGAAPEAAEEQDEFDVILTGAGDKKIQVIKVVRELTSLGLKEAKDLVDGAPKPVLEKVAKEAAEKAAESLKAAGAAVEVK; from the coding sequence ATGGCGAAGCTCTCTCAGGACGACCTCCTCGCCCAGTTCGAGGAGATGACCCTCATCGAGCTCTCCGAGTTCGTTAAGGCCTTCGAGGAGAAGTTCGACGTCACCGCCGCCGCGGCCGTCGCCGTTGCCGGCCCCGCCGCCGGTGGCGCTGCCCCCGAGGCCGCCGAGGAGCAGGACGAGTTCGACGTCATCCTCACCGGTGCCGGCGACAAGAAGATCCAGGTCATCAAGGTCGTGCGTGAGCTGACCTCCCTGGGCCTGAAGGAGGCCAAGGACCTCGTGGACGGCGCTCCGAAGCCGGTCCTCGAGAAGGTCGCCAAGGAGGCCGCCGAGAAGGCTGCCGAGTCCCTCAAGGCTGCCGGCGCGGCTGTCGAGGTCAAGTAA
- the rpoB gene encoding DNA-directed RNA polymerase subunit beta, with amino-acid sequence MAASRNASTNTNNGASTAPLRISFAKIKEPLEVPNLLALQTESFDWLLGNAAWKSRVESALESGQDVPTKSGLEEIFEEISPIEDFSGSMSLTFRDHRFEPAKNSVDECKERDFTYAAPLFVTAEFTNNETGEIKSQTVFMGDFPLMTNKGTFVINGTERVVVSQLVRSPGVYFDSSIDKTSDKDIFSAKIIPSRGAWLEMEIDKRDMVGVRIDRKRKQSVTVLLKALGWTTEQILEEFGEYESMRATLEKDHTQGQDDALLDIYRKLRPGEPPTREAAQTLLENLYFNPKRYDLAKVGRYKVNKKLGADEPLDAGVLTTDDVIATIKYLVKLHAGETETTGESGRSIVVETDDIDHFGNRRLRNVGELIQNQVRTGLARMERVVRERMTTQDVEAITPQTLINIRPVVASIKEFFGTSQLSQFMDQNNPLSGLTHKRRLSALGPGGLSRERAGFEVRDVHPSHYGRMCPIETPEGPNIGLIGSLASYGRVNAFGFVETPYRKVIDGVVTDEVDYLTADEEDRFVIAQANAGLSDDMRFTENRVLVRRRGGEIDYIAGDDVDYMDVSPRQMVSVATAMIPFLEHDDANRALMGANMMRQAVPLIKAEAPLVGTGMEYRCAVDAGDSIRAEKDGVVQEVSADYITVANDDGTYTTYRVAKFSRSNQGTSVNQKVIVNEGDRIIEAQVLADGPATEEGEMALGKNLLVAFMPWEGHNYEDAIILSQRLVQDDVLSSIHIEEHEVDARDTKLGPEEITRDIPNVSEEVLADLDERGIIRIGADVVAGDILVGKVTPKGETELTPEERLLRAIFGEKAREVRDTSLKVPHGEIGKVIGVRVFDREEGDELPPGVNQLVRVYVAQKRKITDGDKLAGRHGNKGVISKILPIEDMPFLEDGTPVDIILNPLGVPSRMNPGQVLEIHLGWLASRGWDVSGLGEEWAERLKVIGADRVEPGTNVATPVFDGAREDELAGLFEHTIPNRDGDRLVLPSGKARLFDGRSGEPFPDPISIGYMYILKLHHLVDDKLHARSTGPYSMITQQPLGGKAQFGGQRFGEMEVWALEAYGAAYALQELLTIKSDDVTGRVKVYEAIVKGENIPEPGIPESFKVLIKEMQSLCLNVEVLSSDGMSIEMRDTDEDVFRAAEELGIDLSRREPSSVEEV; translated from the coding sequence TTGGCCGCCTCGCGCAACGCCTCGACCAATACGAACAACGGTGCCAGCACCGCCCCGCTGCGCATCTCCTTTGCAAAGATCAAGGAGCCCCTCGAGGTTCCGAACCTCCTGGCGCTGCAGACCGAGAGCTTTGACTGGCTTCTCGGCAATGCCGCCTGGAAGTCTCGCGTCGAGTCGGCGCTTGAGAGTGGACAGGACGTCCCCACCAAGTCCGGTCTGGAAGAGATCTTCGAGGAGATCTCGCCGATCGAGGACTTCTCCGGGTCGATGTCGCTGACCTTCCGCGACCACCGTTTCGAGCCGGCGAAGAACTCTGTCGACGAGTGCAAGGAGCGCGACTTCACGTACGCGGCTCCGCTGTTCGTTACCGCCGAGTTCACGAACAACGAGACCGGAGAGATCAAGTCTCAGACGGTCTTCATGGGCGACTTCCCGCTCATGACCAACAAGGGCACCTTCGTCATCAACGGCACCGAGCGTGTCGTCGTGTCGCAGCTTGTCCGTTCCCCCGGTGTCTACTTCGACTCCTCCATCGACAAGACGTCCGACAAGGACATCTTCTCCGCCAAGATCATCCCTTCCCGGGGTGCCTGGCTGGAGATGGAGATCGACAAGCGCGACATGGTCGGCGTTCGCATCGACCGCAAGCGCAAGCAGTCCGTCACCGTCCTCCTGAAGGCTCTCGGCTGGACCACCGAGCAGATCCTCGAGGAGTTCGGCGAGTACGAGTCCATGCGCGCCACCCTGGAGAAGGACCACACCCAGGGCCAGGACGACGCGCTGCTCGACATCTACCGCAAGCTGCGCCCGGGCGAGCCGCCGACCCGCGAGGCCGCTCAGACGCTGCTCGAGAACCTCTACTTCAACCCGAAGCGCTACGACCTCGCCAAGGTCGGCCGCTACAAGGTGAACAAGAAGCTCGGCGCCGATGAGCCGCTCGACGCCGGTGTGCTCACCACCGACGACGTGATCGCGACCATCAAGTACCTGGTCAAGCTGCACGCCGGCGAGACCGAGACCACCGGTGAGTCCGGCCGTTCGATCGTCGTCGAGACCGACGACATCGACCACTTCGGCAACCGTCGTCTGCGCAACGTCGGCGAGCTCATCCAGAACCAGGTCCGCACCGGTCTGGCTCGTATGGAGCGCGTCGTCCGCGAGCGCATGACGACTCAGGACGTCGAGGCCATCACGCCGCAGACCCTGATCAACATCCGGCCGGTCGTCGCCTCCATCAAGGAGTTCTTCGGCACCAGCCAGCTGTCGCAGTTCATGGACCAGAACAACCCGCTCTCGGGCCTGACCCACAAGCGCCGCCTGTCGGCGCTGGGCCCCGGCGGTCTGTCCCGTGAGCGGGCCGGCTTCGAGGTCCGTGACGTTCACCCGTCGCACTACGGCCGCATGTGCCCGATCGAGACCCCTGAAGGCCCGAACATCGGTCTGATCGGCTCGCTCGCGTCCTACGGCCGCGTCAACGCGTTCGGTTTCGTCGAGACCCCGTACCGCAAGGTCATCGACGGTGTCGTCACCGACGAGGTCGACTACCTCACGGCCGACGAGGAAGACCGCTTCGTCATCGCCCAGGCCAACGCCGGCCTGTCCGACGACATGCGCTTCACCGAGAACCGCGTGCTGGTGCGCCGTCGTGGCGGCGAGATCGACTACATCGCCGGCGACGACGTCGACTACATGGACGTCTCCCCGCGCCAGATGGTGTCCGTCGCGACCGCGATGATCCCCTTCCTGGAGCACGACGACGCCAACCGTGCCCTCATGGGCGCGAACATGATGCGCCAGGCCGTTCCGCTCATCAAGGCGGAGGCCCCGCTGGTGGGCACCGGCATGGAGTACCGCTGTGCGGTCGACGCCGGTGACTCGATCCGTGCGGAGAAGGACGGTGTCGTCCAGGAGGTCTCGGCCGACTACATCACCGTCGCCAACGACGACGGCACGTACACCACGTACCGCGTCGCCAAGTTCTCCCGCTCGAACCAGGGCACCTCGGTCAACCAGAAGGTCATCGTCAACGAGGGTGACCGGATCATCGAGGCCCAGGTCCTCGCCGACGGTCCCGCGACCGAAGAGGGCGAAATGGCCCTCGGCAAGAACCTGCTCGTGGCGTTCATGCCCTGGGAAGGTCACAACTACGAGGACGCGATCATCCTGTCGCAGCGCCTCGTGCAGGACGACGTCCTCTCCTCGATCCACATCGAGGAGCACGAGGTCGACGCCCGTGACACCAAGCTGGGCCCCGAGGAGATCACCCGGGACATCCCGAACGTCTCCGAGGAGGTCCTGGCGGACCTCGACGAGCGCGGCATCATCCGCATCGGTGCGGACGTCGTCGCCGGCGACATCCTGGTCGGCAAGGTCACGCCCAAGGGTGAGACCGAGCTGACCCCGGAGGAGCGCCTGCTCCGCGCGATCTTCGGTGAGAAGGCCCGCGAGGTGCGTGACACCTCGCTCAAGGTCCCTCACGGTGAGATCGGCAAGGTCATCGGTGTCCGCGTCTTCGACCGCGAGGAGGGCGACGAGCTTCCTCCGGGCGTGAACCAGCTGGTCCGCGTCTACGTCGCCCAGAAGCGCAAGATCACCGACGGCGACAAGCTCGCCGGCCGCCACGGCAACAAGGGCGTCATCTCCAAGATCCTTCCGATCGAGGACATGCCCTTCCTGGAAGACGGCACGCCGGTCGACATCATCCTCAACCCGCTGGGTGTCCCGTCCCGAATGAACCCGGGACAGGTCCTGGAGATCCACCTCGGCTGGCTCGCCAGCCGCGGCTGGGACGTCTCCGGGCTCGGCGAGGAGTGGGCCGAGCGTCTGAAGGTCATCGGGGCCGACCGTGTCGAGCCCGGTACCAACGTCGCCACCCCCGTGTTCGACGGTGCCCGCGAGGATGAGCTCGCAGGCCTCTTCGAGCACACCATCCCGAACCGCGACGGTGACCGCCTGGTCCTCCCGTCCGGCAAGGCGCGTCTGTTCGACGGCCGCTCCGGCGAGCCGTTCCCGGACCCGATCTCGATCGGGTACATGTACATCCTCAAGCTCCACCACCTGGTCGACGACAAGCTCCACGCTCGGTCGACCGGTCCGTACTCGATGATCACGCAGCAGCCGCTGGGTGGTAAGGCGCAGTTCGGTGGCCAGCGCTTCGGTGAGATGGAGGTGTGGGCGCTCGAGGCTTATGGCGCCGCTTACGCCCTCCAGGAGCTGCTGACCATCAAGTCCGACGACGTCACCGGCCGCGTGAAGGTCTACGAGGCCATCGTCAAGGGCGAGAACATCCCCGAGCCGGGCATTCCCGAGTCCTTCAAGGTGCTCATCAAGGAAATGCAGTCGCTCTGCCTCAACGTGGAGGTGCTGTCCTCGGACGGCATGTCCATCGAGATGCGCGACACCGACGAGGACGTCTTCCGCGCGGCGGAGGAGCTCGGTATCGACCTGTCCCGGCGCGAGCCGAGCAGCGTCGAAGAGGTCTGA
- a CDS encoding DNA-directed RNA polymerase subunit beta' encodes MLDVNFFDELRIGLATADDIRTWSHGEVKKPETINYRTLKPEKDGLFCEKIFGPTRDWECYCGKYKRVRFKGIICERCGVEVTRAKVRRERMGHIELAAPVTHIWYFKGVPSRLGYLLDLAPKDLEKVIYFAAYMITFVDDERRTRDLPSLEAHVSVERQQIENRRDADLEGRAKKLETDLGELEAEGAKADVRRKVREGAEREMKQLRDRAQREIDRLDEVWARFKNLKVQDLEGDELLYRELRDRFGTYFDGCMGAAALQKRLESFDLEEEAERLREIIRTGKGQKKTRALKRLKVVSAFLQTSNKPKGMVLDCVPVIPPDLRPMVQLDGGRFATSDLNDLYRRVINRNNRLKRLLDLGAPEIIVNNEKRMLQEAVDALFDNGRRGRPVTGPGNRPLKSLSDMLKGKQGRFRQNLLGKRVDYSARSVIVVGPQLKLHQCGLPKAMALELFKPFVMKRLVDLNHAQNIKSAKRMVERGRTVVYDVLEEVIAEHPVLLNRAPTLHRLGIQAFEPQLVEGKAIQIHPLVCTAFNADFDGDQMAVHLPLSAEAQAEARILMLSSNNILKPADGRPVTMPTQDMVLGLFFLTTDGELRDTKGEGRAFGSTAEATMAFDNGELALQSSVDIRFPVGTIPPRGWVPPVAEEGEQEFQPGDSFRLKTTLGRALFNELLPEDYPFVDYSVGKKQLSEIVNDLAERYPKVIVAATLDNLKAAGFHWATRSGVTVAISDVVVPEAKKAIVAGYEAMDEKVQKQYERGLITKDERTQELIAIWTKATNEVAEAMNANFPKTNPIFMMVDSGARGNMMQMRQIAGMRGLVSNAKNETIPRPIKASFREGLTVLEYFISTHGARKGLADTALRTADSGYLTRRLVDVSQDVIIREEDCGTERGLKLKIAVRGEDGVLRKADDVETSIYARMLAEDVVIDGKVIAPANVDLGDVLIDALVANGVEEVKTRSVLTCESAVGTCAFCYGRSLATGKLVDIGEAVGIIAAQSIGEPGTQLTMRTFHTGGVAGDDITQGLPRVVELFEARTPKGVAPISEAAGRVRIEETEKTKKIVITPDDGSDETAFPISKRAKVIVHEGDHVEVGQKLTMGATNPHDVLRILGQRAVQVHLVGEVQKVYNSQGVSIHDKHIEIIIRQMLRRVTIIESGDAELLPGELVERSKFETENRRVVTEGGHPASGRPQLMGITKASLATESWLSAASFQETTRVLTDAAINAKSDSLIGLKENVIIGKLIPAGTGLARYRNIRVEPTEEAKAAMYSAVGYDDIDYSPFGSGSGQAVPLEDYDYGPYNG; translated from the coding sequence GTGCTCGACGTCAACTTCTTCGACGAGCTGCGGATCGGCCTTGCCACCGCGGACGACATCCGAACCTGGTCGCACGGCGAGGTCAAGAAGCCGGAGACCATCAACTACCGCACCCTCAAGCCCGAGAAGGACGGACTCTTCTGCGAGAAGATCTTCGGTCCTACCCGGGACTGGGAGTGCTACTGCGGTAAGTACAAGCGTGTCCGCTTCAAGGGCATCATCTGTGAGCGTTGTGGCGTCGAGGTCACGCGCGCCAAGGTGCGCCGTGAGCGGATGGGCCACATCGAGCTTGCCGCTCCCGTCACCCACATCTGGTACTTCAAGGGCGTCCCGTCGCGCCTCGGATACCTGCTGGACCTCGCGCCGAAGGACCTCGAGAAGGTCATCTACTTCGCCGCGTACATGATCACGTTCGTCGACGACGAGCGCCGCACCCGCGACCTCCCGTCGCTGGAGGCGCACGTCTCCGTCGAGCGCCAGCAGATCGAGAACCGCCGTGACGCGGACCTCGAAGGCCGTGCCAAGAAGCTCGAGACCGACCTGGGCGAGCTCGAGGCCGAGGGCGCGAAGGCCGACGTACGCCGCAAGGTGCGCGAAGGTGCCGAGCGCGAGATGAAGCAGCTCCGTGACCGCGCCCAGCGCGAGATCGACCGCCTCGACGAGGTGTGGGCCCGCTTCAAGAACCTCAAGGTCCAGGACCTGGAGGGCGACGAGCTCCTGTACCGCGAGCTGCGTGACCGCTTCGGCACGTACTTCGACGGCTGCATGGGCGCCGCCGCGCTGCAGAAGCGCCTGGAGTCCTTCGACCTCGAGGAGGAGGCCGAGCGCCTCCGCGAGATCATCCGTACCGGCAAGGGCCAGAAGAAGACCCGTGCGCTCAAGCGCCTCAAGGTCGTCTCCGCGTTCCTGCAGACCAGCAACAAGCCCAAGGGCATGGTTCTGGACTGCGTGCCGGTGATCCCGCCGGACCTGCGTCCGATGGTGCAGCTGGACGGTGGCCGCTTCGCGACCTCCGACCTGAACGACCTGTACCGCCGCGTGATCAACCGCAACAACCGTCTGAAGCGTCTCCTCGACCTCGGTGCCCCCGAGATCATCGTGAACAACGAGAAGCGCATGCTTCAGGAGGCCGTGGACGCCCTCTTCGACAACGGTCGTCGTGGTCGTCCGGTGACCGGTCCCGGCAACCGTCCCCTGAAGTCCCTCAGCGACATGCTGAAGGGCAAGCAGGGTCGATTCCGCCAGAACCTTCTCGGTAAGCGTGTGGACTACTCCGCGCGTTCCGTGATCGTCGTCGGTCCGCAGCTGAAGCTGCACCAGTGCGGCCTGCCCAAGGCCATGGCGCTGGAGCTCTTCAAGCCGTTCGTGATGAAGCGCCTGGTCGACCTGAACCACGCGCAGAACATCAAGAGCGCCAAGCGGATGGTCGAGCGCGGCCGCACGGTCGTCTACGACGTCCTCGAAGAGGTCATCGCCGAGCACCCGGTTCTGCTGAACCGTGCGCCCACGCTGCACCGCCTCGGCATCCAGGCCTTCGAGCCCCAGCTGGTCGAAGGCAAGGCCATCCAGATCCACCCGCTCGTCTGCACCGCGTTCAACGCGGACTTCGACGGTGACCAGATGGCCGTGCACCTGCCGCTCTCCGCGGAGGCGCAGGCCGAGGCCCGCATCCTGATGCTGTCCTCGAACAACATCCTCAAGCCGGCCGACGGCCGTCCGGTCACGATGCCGACCCAGGACATGGTCCTCGGTCTGTTCTTCCTGACCACCGACGGTGAGCTCCGTGACACCAAGGGCGAGGGCCGCGCGTTCGGCTCCACGGCCGAGGCGACCATGGCGTTCGACAACGGCGAGCTCGCGCTGCAGTCGTCCGTCGACATCCGCTTCCCGGTGGGCACCATCCCGCCGCGCGGCTGGGTGCCGCCGGTCGCCGAAGAGGGCGAGCAGGAGTTCCAGCCGGGCGACAGCTTCCGTCTGAAGACGACCCTGGGTCGCGCGCTCTTCAACGAGCTGCTGCCCGAGGACTACCCGTTCGTCGACTACTCGGTGGGCAAGAAGCAGCTCTCCGAGATCGTCAACGACCTGGCGGAGCGCTACCCCAAGGTCATCGTGGCGGCGACGCTCGACAACCTGAAGGCGGCCGGCTTCCACTGGGCGACCCGTTCGGGCGTCACCGTGGCCATCTCCGACGTCGTCGTGCCCGAGGCCAAGAAGGCCATCGTCGCGGGCTACGAGGCGATGGACGAGAAGGTCCAGAAGCAGTACGAGCGCGGTCTGATCACCAAGGACGAGCGCACGCAGGAGCTCATCGCGATCTGGACCAAGGCGACCAACGAGGTTGCCGAGGCGATGAACGCGAACTTCCCCAAGACGAACCCCATCTTCATGATGGTTGACTCGGGTGCCCGAGGAAACATGATGCAGATGCGACAGATCGCCGGTATGCGTGGTCTGGTGTCGAACGCGAAGAACGAGACCATCCCGCGTCCGATCAAGGCGTCCTTCCGTGAGGGCCTCACCGTTCTGGAGTACTTCATCTCCACGCACGGTGCCCGTAAGGGTCTGGCGGACACCGCCCTGCGTACCGCCGACTCGGGTTACCTGACCCGTCGTCTGGTGGACGTCTCGCAGGACGTGATCATCCGCGAGGAGGACTGTGGCACCGAGCGCGGTCTGAAGCTGAAGATCGCCGTTCGCGGCGAGGACGGCGTGCTGCGCAAGGCCGACGACGTCGAGACCTCGATCTACGCCCGCATGCTGGCCGAGGACGTCGTCATCGACGGCAAGGTCATCGCGCCGGCCAACGTCGACCTCGGTGACGTGCTCATCGACGCCCTGGTCGCCAACGGCGTCGAGGAGGTCAAGACCCGTTCGGTCCTGACCTGTGAGTCCGCGGTCGGCACCTGTGCCTTCTGCTACGGACGCTCGCTCGCCACCGGCAAGCTGGTCGACATCGGTGAGGCGGTCGGCATCATCGCCGCCCAGTCCATCGGTGAGCCCGGTACCCAGCTGACGATGCGTACCTTCCACACCGGTGGTGTGGCCGGTGACGACATCACGCAGGGTCTGCCGCGTGTCGTCGAGCTCTTCGAGGCCCGTACCCCGAAGGGTGTCGCCCCGATCTCCGAGGCCGCCGGCCGCGTGCGGATCGAGGAGACCGAGAAGACGAAGAAGATCGTCATCACGCCCGACGACGGCAGCGACGAGACGGCGTTCCCGATCTCGAAGCGCGCCAAGGTCATCGTGCACGAGGGCGACCACGTCGAGGTGGGCCAGAAGCTCACCATGGGTGCCACCAACCCGCACGACGTGCTGCGCATCCTCGGTCAGCGTGCCGTCCAGGTCCACCTGGTCGGCGAAGTCCAGAAGGTCTACAACTCGCAGGGCGTGTCGATCCACGACAAGCACATCGAGATCATCATCCGGCAGATGCTGCGCCGCGTGACGATCATCGAGTCCGGCGACGCGGAGCTCCTGCCGGGCGAGCTGGTCGAGCGGTCGAAGTTCGAGACCGAGAACCGTCGTGTGGTCACCGAGGGCGGTCACCCCGCCTCCGGCCGTCCGCAGCTGATGGGTATCACCAAGGCCTCGCTGGCGACGGAATCCTGGCTGTCGGCCGCCTCCTTCCAGGAGACGACCCGAGTCCTGACGGATGCGGCGATCAACGCCAAGTCCGACAGCCTCATCGGCCTCAAGGAGAACGTCATCATCGGTAAGCTCATCCCGGCCGGTACGGGCCTCGCCCGCTACCGCAACATCCGGGTGGAGCCCACCGAGGAAGCCAAGGCAGCGATGTACTCGGCCGTCGGTTACGACGACATCGACTACTCGCCCTTCGGCTCCGGCTCCGGCCAGGCGGTCCCGCTGGAGGACTACGACTACGGCCCGTACAACGGCTAA
- a CDS encoding YfhO family protein, translating to MAPEPTTVDARPPAPGRPVPRRPATRRAARSRGPLLAFLLTSGALCAAWVARGTYPFGDTGRALNDQANQYVPFHRALWDLVHGRAAGDLLFTWRGGFGQQFLSDYHTYLGNPFSWTAVLVPREHVDLAVFAITPVTMGTAAAVMTVYLGMLNPGPWWQRGVLGATYGLCGWALSDASYVPMWLWGLVALPMLGIAVEWCLQERRWPGVALLVALAWLGNFYTAMMATMAACILLAIRMITRDMTGRLGVPPDGVRGKLRALWRAATGAATGILLTLPLLLPSFLSSGAAQPTRAAAFDPVRIEVFLSGMLPATHLWGGRPRLYVASLGLILAGAFVLNTGVARRTRLVWAAAIVLVAASFQFPPTQFVWHGLAVPNGNPYRETFVFSAMVVIVAWLALANRPRPRHLALALALLVAATCVLRRTDDFGGWTWPAVLGGGSVSLLALVLLRLGEKRRFLIPVAATLMIGVVFAESTVAAAGADARRARERWAKPVTTSSRSIGNHVEAVRKVAGWPAYRTDSGAPQSSHNDALALRAEGPQYYSSYLPEATYRALEPLGYGFKNDGRTFFGAANPVLDAIFSIGARVRPGTAPGSWTASKFPAPPLVTVRTGPYTSPNPADSVYARQENLLGATVYQVPPVTRGGTATRATYAARCTPGSEAYWYSPALYGTVRAGGTREPVQSRTTGVTPLGPVPASGRVDVTVQTRTKDAYAGEHPLGCLDRPALDTVVRHLTTTGATSVRPGNHTIGATLPTPAGGTAVIATTAIPGWHCSAPLKPFHGLLAVDLPAGTDAFSCTFTPKGLTPGLAGATLALMLLIGVKSTTLRRRHRV from the coding sequence GTGGCACCCGAGCCGACCACAGTCGACGCCCGCCCTCCGGCCCCCGGCCGGCCGGTCCCGCGCCGCCCGGCCACCCGCCGGGCCGCCCGTTCCCGCGGTCCCCTGCTGGCCTTCCTTCTCACCTCGGGCGCCTTGTGCGCGGCCTGGGTGGCACGTGGCACCTACCCCTTCGGCGACACCGGCCGGGCCCTGAACGACCAGGCCAACCAGTACGTGCCCTTCCACCGGGCGCTGTGGGACCTCGTCCACGGGCGGGCCGCCGGGGACCTGCTCTTCACCTGGCGGGGCGGCTTCGGCCAGCAGTTCCTGTCCGACTACCACACCTACCTCGGCAATCCCTTCTCCTGGACGGCCGTCCTCGTCCCGCGCGAGCACGTGGACCTCGCCGTGTTCGCGATCACCCCGGTCACCATGGGCACCGCCGCCGCCGTGATGACCGTGTACCTCGGAATGCTGAATCCCGGCCCGTGGTGGCAGCGGGGCGTGCTCGGAGCGACGTACGGCCTGTGCGGGTGGGCGCTCAGCGACGCCTCGTACGTCCCCATGTGGCTGTGGGGCCTGGTGGCGCTGCCGATGCTCGGCATCGCCGTCGAGTGGTGCCTGCAGGAGCGCCGCTGGCCGGGCGTGGCCCTGCTGGTCGCGCTCGCCTGGCTCGGGAACTTCTACACCGCAATGATGGCCACGATGGCCGCCTGCATCCTGCTGGCCATCCGCATGATCACCCGCGACATGACGGGCCGGCTGGGGGTCCCCCCGGACGGAGTCCGGGGAAAGCTGCGCGCGCTGTGGCGTGCCGCGACGGGCGCCGCCACCGGGATCCTGCTCACCCTGCCCCTCCTCCTGCCGTCGTTCCTGTCCAGCGGGGCCGCGCAGCCGACGAGGGCCGCCGCCTTCGACCCCGTACGGATCGAGGTCTTCCTCTCCGGCATGCTCCCGGCCACGCACCTGTGGGGCGGCCGCCCGCGGCTCTACGTCGCCTCGCTGGGGCTGATCCTGGCCGGCGCCTTCGTGCTCAACACCGGCGTGGCGAGGCGGACCCGACTGGTGTGGGCGGCCGCGATCGTGCTCGTGGCCGCCTCGTTCCAGTTCCCGCCCACGCAGTTCGTCTGGCACGGGCTGGCGGTGCCGAACGGAAACCCGTACCGCGAGACCTTCGTCTTCAGCGCGATGGTGGTGATCGTGGCCTGGCTGGCGCTGGCCAACCGGCCGCGCCCGCGGCACCTGGCCCTGGCCCTGGCCCTGCTGGTGGCGGCCACCTGCGTACTGAGGCGCACCGACGACTTCGGCGGCTGGACCTGGCCGGCCGTGCTCGGCGGCGGCTCGGTCTCCCTGCTGGCCCTGGTCCTGCTGCGGCTCGGCGAGAAGCGCCGGTTCCTGATCCCGGTGGCCGCCACCCTGATGATCGGCGTCGTGTTCGCCGAGTCCACGGTCGCCGCGGCGGGCGCGGACGCCCGCCGGGCCCGCGAGCGCTGGGCCAAGCCCGTCACCACCTCCAGCCGGTCGATCGGCAACCACGTCGAGGCCGTCCGCAAGGTGGCGGGCTGGCCCGCCTACCGGACCGACTCGGGCGCCCCCCAGAGCTCTCACAACGACGCCCTGGCGCTGCGGGCGGAGGGCCCGCAGTACTACAGCAGCTACCTCCCCGAGGCCACCTACCGGGCCCTGGAGCCCCTCGGATACGGCTTCAAGAACGACGGCCGGACCTTCTTCGGCGCCGCCAACCCGGTACTGGACGCGATCTTCTCCATCGGCGCCCGGGTCCGCCCCGGGACCGCCCCGGGCAGCTGGACGGCCTCGAAGTTCCCCGCGCCCCCGCTGGTCACCGTCCGCACCGGCCCGTACACCTCCCCCAACCCGGCGGACAGCGTCTACGCCCGCCAGGAGAACCTCCTGGGCGCCACCGTCTACCAGGTCCCGCCGGTCACCCGCGGCGGCACCGCCACCCGGGCGACGTACGCCGCCCGGTGCACCCCCGGCTCCGAGGCCTACTGGTACTCCCCCGCCCTCTACGGCACGGTCCGCGCCGGCGGTACGCGGGAGCCGGTGCAGTCCCGGACGACCGGCGTGACCCCGCTGGGCCCGGTCCCCGCCTCGGGCCGGGTCGACGTCACCGTGCAGACCCGTACGAAGGACGCGTACGCGGGCGAGCACCCGCTCGGCTGCCTGGACCGCCCGGCGCTCGACACCGTCGTCCGCCACCTCACCACCACCGGCGCCACCTCGGTCCGCCCGGGCAACCACACGATCGGAGCCACCCTCCCCACGCCCGCCGGCGGGACGGCCGTCATCGCGACCACCGCCATCCCGGGCTGGCACTGCTCGGCGCCCCTGAAGCCCTTCCACGGCCTCCTGGCCGTGGACCTCCCCGCGGGCACGGACGCCTTCTCCTGCACCTTCACCCCGAAGGGCCTCACCCCGGGCCTCGCGGGCGCCACCCTGGCCCTGATGCTCCTGATCGGCGTCAAATCCACAACCCTCCGCCGCCGCCACCGCGTCTGA